In one window of Borrelia turicatae 91E135 DNA:
- a CDS encoding anti-CBASS protein Acb1 family protein, translating into MISNSNINARELYKYSIFFRNYISNVAEDTLKNGITLNSIDTAFNVNDALEALKIELKEALLQCLISYRFNGVGYILVKTADLLEDLHLSVNLELPIGFMYLDYNNVRDEGPDFNYITYIFKVNTDEKISYRELKIHKNRVIIHSNYDYILKAYSPCYTQSFLLNIYLFEQIYKEIERRIEQHNFLFYKDESLVTLQDALSDATTSLEILTKGVNDKPRIFSNLFKRNVDENHISTFKSVNRDLERELTRLKSNLNNNGIFYSGTPDASLEVIKYDLTYLKEALALVKAKIGADTKEPLTRSFNEQTKGLGNDGKGDRSNYYDFLKSVQEQIEVTINSKLVKYFNLKMHFNSLYVLSEEEKIERDMRLLEMYDKYVALMLNPALSKVDKANLQDRLFMKIKGD; encoded by the coding sequence ATGATTTCAAATAGCAATATCAACGCAAGAGAGTTATATAAGTATTCAATATTTTTTAGAAACTATATTTCAAATGTAGCAGAGGACACTCTTAAGAATGGAATTACCTTAAATAGTATTGATACTGCTTTTAATGTTAATGATGCTTTAGAAGCCTTAAAAATAGAGTTAAAAGAAGCATTATTGCAGTGTTTAATTAGTTACCGTTTTAATGGTGTTGGATACATTTTAGTTAAAACTGCTGACTTACTTGAAGATTTACATTTAAGCGTGAACCTAGAACTTCCTATTGGGTTTATGTATCTTGACTATAACAATGTTCGTGATGAGGGGCCTGACTTTAATTATATAACATACATTTTCAAAGTAAATACAGATGAGAAGATATCTTATAGAGAGTTGAAGATTCATAAGAATAGAGTAATCATACACTCTAATTATGATTATATACTTAAAGCTTACAGTCCATGTTATACGCAAAGCTTTTTGCTTAATATATATCTTTTTGAACAAATATATAAAGAAATAGAGAGGAGAATAGAGCAACATAACTTTTTATTTTACAAGGATGAATCATTAGTAACATTACAAGATGCCTTAAGTGATGCTACGACTTCATTAGAGATTTTAACTAAGGGCGTTAATGATAAGCCACGTATATTCTCTAATCTATTTAAAAGAAATGTAGATGAAAATCATATAAGCACATTTAAGAGTGTAAATAGAGATTTAGAGCGAGAGCTTACGCGGCTTAAATCTAACTTAAATAATAATGGTATTTTTTACAGTGGAACACCTGATGCGTCACTGGAGGTTATTAAGTATGACTTAACCTATTTAAAGGAAGCATTAGCCTTAGTAAAGGCAAAGATAGGTGCTGATACAAAAGAGCCATTAACTAGAAGTTTTAATGAGCAAACTAAGGGGCTTGGAAATGATGGGAAAGGGGATAGGTCTAATTATTATGACTTTTTAAAAAGTGTTCAAGAACAAATTGAAGTTACTATTAATAGTAAACTTGTTAAGTATTTCAATCTTAAGATGCATTTTAATTCACTTTATGTGTTAAGTGAAGAAGAAAAAATAGAGCGAGATATGAGATTACTTGAAATGTATGACAAGTATGTAGCTTTAATGCTAAATCCTGCCTTAAGTAAAGTTGATAAGGCAAATTTACAAGACAGATTATTTATGAAAATAAAAGGAGATTAA
- a CDS encoding DUF1357 family protein, with translation MEVEKTNDSLKTATDTEAVSKTPVMVSISAAEYEEYKAYKASKESDNQALSINERVSKELAEVQERALLQDKLLKEATRINEIDTLASKYLSNHFNKETLLSKGYSLDEILLAQSRELVRKYVLPEEIKAIAKVESAEHLEGKILEQLLDLAKVNIKHRKRNESMSDVSSKNGSVKFRETISISDPNFRPINRSEITEGMIQFYINQQKQNSKRINKRSA, from the coding sequence ATGGAAGTAGAGAAGACAAATGACTCTTTAAAGACCGCTACTGATACAGAAGCAGTAAGTAAAACACCTGTTATGGTGAGTATAAGTGCTGCTGAATATGAAGAATATAAAGCGTATAAAGCATCAAAAGAATCTGATAATCAGGCTTTAAGTATAAATGAGCGTGTATCAAAAGAACTTGCTGAGGTTCAGGAGCGTGCATTATTACAAGATAAACTCTTAAAGGAAGCAACACGTATCAATGAGATTGATACACTTGCAAGTAAATACTTAAGTAATCACTTTAATAAAGAGACATTACTCTCTAAAGGATATTCACTTGATGAGATACTCTTAGCCCAAAGCCGAGAGCTTGTTCGAAAATATGTATTACCTGAAGAGATAAAAGCTATAGCTAAGGTTGAATCAGCAGAACATCTTGAAGGAAAGATCTTGGAACAGCTTTTAGATTTGGCAAAGGTGAATATAAAACATAGAAAGCGTAATGAGAGTATGAGTGATGTTTCTTCTAAAAATGGGAGTGTTAAATTTAGAGAGACAATATCAATCTCAGATCCAAATTTCAGACCAATTAATCGAAGTGAGATTACAGAAGGTATGATACAGTTTTATATAAATCAACAAAAACAGAATTCCAAAAGAATAAACAAACGCAGTGCTTAA
- a CDS encoding DUF228 domain-containing protein, producing MSNNITQLKKEYEDKLKEIKALMKNPSSDLATFSNNTDFRDKNLHFSNSGGTSTSSDTVIVNYPIKGYPYKRGVKLSFEGDFEPRVEAGGGDDLFGICVNIDDFTQRATVVPITEYFEGYLVVKKDSQASINAGDKLFFNANGELEKASTSSNTKVNAIALSKAYKLNDSLYIINVSVFGNRALKGS from the coding sequence GTGTCTAATAATATCACGCAACTTAAAAAAGAATATGAAGATAAACTTAAAGAAATCAAAGCATTAATGAAGAATCCTAGTAGTGACTTAGCTACTTTTAGTAACAATACTGATTTTAGAGATAAGAATTTACATTTTAGTAATTCTGGCGGAACTAGTACAAGTTCAGATACTGTAATTGTTAACTATCCAATTAAGGGATACCCATATAAGAGAGGAGTAAAGTTATCTTTTGAAGGTGACTTTGAACCTCGTGTTGAAGCTGGAGGTGGTGATGACCTTTTTGGTATATGTGTTAACATAGATGATTTTACACAAAGGGCAACAGTAGTGCCGATTACGGAATATTTTGAAGGGTATTTAGTAGTAAAAAAGGATAGTCAGGCTTCAATTAATGCTGGAGATAAATTGTTCTTCAATGCAAATGGTGAACTTGAAAAGGCTAGTACTTCAAGTAACACTAAAGTGAATGCAATAGCTTTATCAAAAGCATATAAATTAAATGATAGTCTCTACATAATAAATGTTAGTGTATTTGGAAATAGGGCATTGAAGGGTAGTTAA
- a CDS encoding DUF228 domain-containing protein has product MSLVSEKITTPSGIKGNKEVQDGDTLHSDDELENQMATLEQIEFLKTLDVETLKTLDTLDDVESLRISSQPKSRSKRHTPAQVESLETQYRDAILKLRQYTKNQHADRALFSGFENGFQDKMKIIDSNALSISSSVDIIKKYPYKGWPFKRAVKLSIESDAVYVIPSNDEDMYGICIDVDESTDTASVIPITNNFTGYLSASDASIKIADKLDFNSNGMLIKAGNGGKKMMNIVALDDAFTIDLAPDDATRKGQSKLHFVEVTVYGNRS; this is encoded by the coding sequence ATGAGTTTGGTAAGTGAAAAAATAACTACTCCTAGCGGTATTAAAGGTAATAAAGAAGTTCAAGACGGTGATACTTTGCATTCAGATGATGAATTAGAGAATCAAATGGCAACTTTAGAGCAAATAGAATTTTTAAAAACACTAGATGTAGAGACCCTAAAGACTCTAGATACTCTAGATGATGTAGAATCATTGAGGATAAGTAGTCAGCCTAAAAGCCGCAGCAAAAGACATACACCTGCACAAGTAGAGTCACTTGAGACTCAATATAGGGATGCAATCCTAAAGCTTAGACAATACACTAAGAATCAACATGCAGATAGGGCTTTATTTAGTGGTTTTGAAAATGGATTTCAAGATAAGATGAAAATTATTGATTCTAATGCCCTTTCAATATCTAGTAGTGTTGACATTATAAAAAAGTATCCATATAAAGGATGGCCATTCAAGCGTGCTGTTAAGCTTTCAATAGAGAGTGATGCTGTTTATGTCATACCATCTAATGATGAGGATATGTATGGTATATGCATTGATGTTGATGAGAGTACTGACACGGCATCTGTAATTCCAATAACTAATAATTTTACTGGATATTTATCAGCTAGTGATGCAAGTATAAAGATAGCAGATAAATTAGATTTCAATTCAAACGGAATGCTTATAAAAGCAGGAAATGGTGGCAAAAAAATGATGAATATCGTAGCACTTGATGACGCATTCACCATTGATTTAGCACCAGATGATGCTACCCGTAAGGGACAATCCAAATTACATTTTGTTGAAGTAACGGTGTATGGTAATAGATCTTAA
- a CDS encoding DUF228 domain-containing protein — MSSNDITQLVKDYETKRDKLKGLMKNPSNYSATFSNNTDFRDKNLHFSNSGGTATSSKTRLENHPTKGYPYKRGVKLVVNPFVEGQPHYEPHVEPGGGDDLFGICVNIDDFTQRATVVPITEYFEGYLVAKDNSIKEKDKLKFNSNGELEKANGSTNVNAIATSDSIQLSSDLYIVSVVTYGNKSLN; from the coding sequence TTGTCATCTAATGATATCACGCAATTAGTCAAGGACTATGAAACTAAAAGAGATAAGTTAAAAGGACTTATGAAGAATCCTAGCAATTATTCAGCTACTTTTAGTAACAATACTGATTTTAGAGATAAGAATTTACATTTTAGTAATTCTGGCGGGACTGCAACAAGCAGCAAGACTAGATTAGAGAATCATCCAACTAAAGGTTATCCATATAAGAGAGGAGTAAAACTTGTTGTAAATCCCTTTGTTGAAGGACAGCCACACTATGAACCACATGTTGAACCTGGAGGTGGTGATGACCTTTTTGGTATATGTGTTAACATAGATGATTTTACACAAAGGGCAACAGTAGTGCCAATTACGGAATATTTTGAAGGGTATCTTGTTGCTAAAGATAATTCTATTAAGGAAAAAGATAAGCTTAAATTTAATTCAAATGGTGAGCTTGAAAAGGCTAATGGATCTACCAATGTCAATGCTATAGCTACATCAGATTCGATTCAGTTGTCAAGTGACCTTTACATAGTAAGTGTAGTAACTTATGGAAACAAGTCTTTAAATTAA
- a CDS encoding DUF3890 domain-containing protein produces MLEFNDEYNVRQIVNVESDVRKPMFYKWFSSEQIEENATSCQYINAIKWDACVNKNPTTLANGVKANSTINFKAHLFKLDYLKIQYRFRHLKQTAEGFYQDNDYVGSVSNNLLPFKEAYKLASNEIIKLIDEFILTGNVLIQQDGKIEKRRLPNMYGLLNMPNQIDEEVEYSNKDKMYKIDKLFQKIKEGLLKLELGDEFSTPMMVLVDPITSFKLFGPCAITSVSSDDVRYTNDSGELYLIKAIKSINNRKEVYLNTSHLLKNQILIYPLSPNLIKLKPNKYMLPMLNGQVDEDSSDIAHSYLDFVLGGLLATDNTILRISIKGKLIISRRGVEMSAELQTLHSKILNLLNLNEDILSFTQFETYTELLEMIIITKGIDASMISSSHLILLLCYYISCKLSQAGVIREFGLERIKNEKLNELEISYYPASNEANATLSFCRQFESLLSSLKSQTNNPHCCIGFIR; encoded by the coding sequence ATGTTAGAATTTAATGACGAATATAATGTTAGACAAATAGTAAATGTGGAGAGTGATGTAAGAAAACCAATGTTTTATAAGTGGTTCTCAAGCGAACAAATTGAAGAGAACGCTACTTCCTGTCAGTATATAAACGCAATAAAATGGGATGCATGTGTTAATAAAAATCCTACAACGTTAGCAAATGGAGTTAAGGCTAACTCAACTATTAACTTTAAAGCACATCTATTTAAGCTTGATTACCTTAAAATACAATACAGATTTAGACATTTAAAGCAAACTGCTGAAGGATTTTATCAAGATAATGATTATGTAGGTAGTGTAAGTAATAATTTACTGCCTTTCAAAGAAGCATATAAGTTAGCCAGTAATGAGATTATTAAACTTATTGACGAGTTTATCTTAACGGGTAATGTTTTAATCCAACAAGACGGAAAGATTGAAAAACGAAGACTTCCTAATATGTATGGTCTACTTAATATGCCAAATCAAATTGATGAAGAAGTTGAGTATTCAAATAAAGATAAGATGTATAAGATAGATAAACTCTTTCAAAAAATTAAAGAAGGGCTTTTAAAATTAGAGTTAGGAGATGAATTCTCAACACCTATGATGGTATTAGTTGACCCAATAACAAGTTTCAAACTATTTGGACCATGTGCAATAACAAGTGTTTCATCAGATGATGTTCGTTATACAAATGATTCAGGGGAACTCTACTTAATTAAGGCTATTAAGTCTATTAATAATAGAAAAGAAGTTTACTTAAATACAAGTCATTTACTAAAAAACCAGATACTCATTTATCCATTAAGTCCTAATCTTATTAAACTTAAACCAAATAAATACATGTTACCAATGCTAAATGGGCAAGTTGATGAGGACTCAAGTGATATTGCACATTCATACCTTGATTTTGTACTTGGTGGACTCTTAGCAACAGATAATACTATTTTGCGAATTAGTATCAAGGGAAAGTTAATTATTAGTAGAAGAGGAGTAGAGATGTCAGCTGAGCTTCAAACACTTCATAGTAAAATCTTAAATTTACTTAACTTAAATGAAGACATATTATCATTTACACAGTTTGAAACTTACACAGAACTACTTGAGATGATAATAATAACTAAAGGAATTGATGCTAGTATGATTAGCTCCTCCCATCTGATACTACTGCTTTGTTACTATATAAGCTGCAAGCTAAGTCAAGCAGGAGTAATACGCGAATTTGGTCTTGAGAGGATTAAAAATGAAAAGCTAAATGAGCTTGAAATTTCATATTACCCTGCTAGTAATGAGGCTAATGCTACTTTAAGTTTTTGTAGACAGTTTGAATCGCTACTTAGTTCTCTAAAAAGCCAAACAAACAATCCTCATTGTTGTATAGGATTTATAAGGTGA
- a CDS encoding DUF1506 family protein — translation MSSIRDRLSKLASRAISYYRNEETLKLYKGTYAYLEDLASHDVTFNKNNFSEFTGVLFSIKADTLVSMPNINLYDIKSLHKLYTTSNLDFELKDRISAKSTFYEILSIDSSIGYLTIILKEVEWK, via the coding sequence ATGAGTAGCATTAGAGATAGACTTTCAAAGTTAGCATCAAGAGCAATCTCTTACTACAGGAATGAAGAGACTTTAAAACTTTATAAAGGAACCTATGCTTACCTGGAGGATTTAGCCTCCCATGATGTAACTTTCAATAAGAATAACTTTAGTGAGTTTACAGGGGTACTCTTTAGTATAAAAGCTGACACGCTTGTAAGCATGCCCAATATTAATCTTTATGATATAAAGTCACTTCACAAACTTTATACTACGTCCAATTTGGATTTTGAACTTAAAGATAGAATTTCAGCTAAAAGTACCTTTTATGAAATTCTAAGTATCGATTCTAGTATTGGCTATCTTACTATAATTTTGAAGGAAGTAGAATGGAAGTAG
- a CDS encoding DUF764 family protein, whose product MILSTQNIHKSLISYFKNFKERISNLEIKLDLIHTYNHPYMSKYTLQCANIIAIKFENMDDLTLGSRSGAFYKNVNEFSLHFQIFILSQVINSKDKDAYYTMFQIYSLLSDFIYENTCKLTLEQEEDDKYSIRVNLYIYPTTNMQNSGLVKIDSNYSNAAYCCSQAFKANMQVIEQLIREEK is encoded by the coding sequence GTGATATTAAGTACACAGAACATACATAAAAGCTTAATTTCTTATTTTAAAAATTTTAAAGAACGTATCTCTAATTTAGAGATAAAGTTAGATTTAATTCATACATACAATCATCCATACATGTCTAAATACACTCTTCAATGTGCAAACATTATTGCAATTAAATTTGAAAATATGGATGACTTAACATTAGGATCAAGATCTGGTGCATTTTACAAAAATGTAAATGAGTTTAGTTTGCATTTTCAAATATTCATTTTAAGTCAGGTTATAAACTCTAAAGACAAGGATGCTTATTACACCATGTTTCAAATTTATAGTCTACTTAGCGATTTTATTTATGAGAATACTTGTAAGTTAACACTAGAACAAGAAGAAGATGATAAATACTCAATTAGGGTCAACTTATATATTTACCCTACAACAAATATGCAAAACAGTGGACTTGTTAAAATTGATTCTAATTATAGCAACGCTGCATATTGTTGCAGTCAAGCTTTTAAAGCTAACATGCAAGTAATAGAACAACTAATTAGGGAGGAGAAGTGA